The Lytechinus pictus isolate F3 Inbred chromosome 8, Lp3.0, whole genome shotgun sequence nucleotide sequence atttcaaaaacttaaccttaggttaagatttgatgttgacgccgtcaccgccgccgtcggaaaagcggcgcctatatagtctcgctctgctatgcaggcgagactaaAATGGGAACATCTTTCTTCTCATCAGGCGGTCGACGTTGTAATGACACCATGTTATGCATGGCCAGCTGGGAAAGCAGTTCATAAGAGCTAATGCGGCCTCCCTGTGTAAAAAAGAATAGGGCCTATTATTATTGGAAACACTGCAGTGCatggcgtacctgggatttttcacagggggggggggggggcaaaaccgtccgccaaaaaatttgacaagcaaaaaaaaaaaaaaaaaaggtctttaatcacaaatgaaggatttcgtaccagaaaaaaatttgacaagcaaataaaaaaaaaaaaaaaaaaaaaaaagggtcttcaagctcgtcaggggggggggggggggcaataaaggtcttcaagctcgtcagggggggggggggcagggatacgtcctttgcatgggttgtggctcgtcagggggggggcagactgccccctctgccccccccccccccgtaggtacgctagtgaaaCACTGGTAAAATAGCCTTTAAAACGGCCATATTGAAccttttcgacatgcactcgTCAGAGTAAATTTGAATGAATGACTAGAACGATGGAGCGAAACAATACTAGTATATGATAGAACCGAGGGAGACAATGATAACTAAACGGCGAGCTGTGATTGGCTGTCAAGGtaaacaatattaatacattGTAATTAATactgttgttatcattatttattattaatattattattatcatcatatcatcatcatcgttaaaATCCCTATATACCTCGAAATGATACTCCATATGGCAATGAAGGATCCACCAGCCAGGATTGTCGGCAACGAAGTCGATGACGGTGTATCCACCGCTTGGTATGACCACGGTGTCCTTTCCAGGGGCGTGGTCGTAGTTTCGAACAATTCCACCATCTATaatgaaaggaaaggaaagggcgATCATTCGTCAAATGTAATGACAAGAAATGTATCGATTGGGATGACGACGATTGATTTTTCCTTATTATtatcagaagcggatctagagggggggttggaggggttgcaaccccccaaaaaaaaaaatccggggaccattttttaaaatcttatctttttttttaaacttgtaattttattttattctatttctatgtatttatttttcaaaaattttccctactgtgggagaggggacacccccctcccacaccctcccccctcgctcgctccgctcgcttagactcggtcgctacgctccctcgcataccatctcaaccccccctttataaaaagctggatccgcccctgattattattgttattatttatttattttcactattattgttattataattattatcattggtagtagtagtagtggtagtagtagtagttagtaatagtagtagtagtagtagttactgtagtagtagtagtagaagtagtagcagcggcgtacctaggattttccagagggggggcaaattcttttgaggatatttcgtccgcgaaaaaaattgaccaaaaagaaaggtcttcaaccacaaataaaggatttcgtaccgaaaaaaaattggcaagcaaaaaaaaaaaaaaaaaaaaaaaaaaaagaggtctgttttcattgcatttctacattacaaattatcagttgtgactcgtcaggggggcaggggtacgtcccctgcatgggttgtgactcgtcagggggggggggcagtctgcccctcCTGCctccccttaggtacgctagtgagtagtagtagtagtacgtaGTAATTGTTGTATAATAATTTTCGATCTCTATATACATACCGTATGATCCCTTGATTTATACTGTATGTTTTTAATGCTGCGCCGGCGCATAGGCCTATAACTTCTTCTTACAGCCCGTGGCGGGAAAATCTAACAGGACAGTAAATGCGTGTACTTATATCGCCACCGTACTAtttaataatatgctgtaacgcgctttgagccattctgggaaaagcgctatgtAAAAATtgactattattgttattaatattattatttggtgTTCCATGGTGTATTTTAAAAGCTATTAAAGTTACTGCACTGCTGTTAAAACACCGATCGGTGGATGATGCTAAAAGGtcagtgttgtttcaacaccaaACTTTTTGCATCTAATCGTGTCTATAATGAATGCAATCTAGCTTTAGCCAAagacggatccagggggcagggggggggggggagttcacagccggcccgtgcccccccccccccctttgagaggcacaatcaaAATCTGTAATGTACAAATGCATTTAAAACACAAGACAGTGTGCCCCCCATCTTGagagtgaagactttttttattgcttgtcaaatttttcttctgggaaatatgccccccccccccctttttattTGTCATATCTTATATCTTTTAGTACCAAATATCCCGATAACCTGCCGGCTGAATGTCAAgcatataatgatattatttcgATTAGATTGTGGCATTAGTTTCACTCATCATCCATGgcaattttcaatattatttgttcatgcTACATTTAGTTAGGCCCTACATATTAATTCCTCCTGTTTTactctgttttccttctttttctactaATTTCTCCTCTAAAATCCTTCACAactccctgtctctctttgtaattaagcGCATCAATAATTCAATATACACGTAGTTACGCGATGCCAGCAATTGGGTATACGCCCAGGTTATACGAGATCTTGGTATATTTCACATGAAGTTTTGTAAGCAAATTTTAAAGTTGAAAAAATCAACAGCTAATTGTATGGTGTTAGGCGAACTAGGTAGATACAGTCTTGAAAAATATATCTCTAATAGAATGATTAATTTCTGGTGTAGTTTAGAACATGCTGAGGAAAACAAATTATCGGGAATGATATATAGAATTTTGAAGGTTTTGTATAATGAGAACGTATATAAATCTtcatggattaaaaaaattaaaactactATCGATATGCTAGGAATGTCTGATTTATGGTATACATGTGAAACCACAAACAGAACTTGGATCAAACGTACAATTGATCAACGTTTAAAAGATTGCCTCTTTCAAAATTGGTACTCGAAAATGTATGATAATCCTCAATGTATTAATTATCGGATCTATAAAAAGTCTCTTGAAttagaaaaatacatgattgtttttcttaaaaatatcgTATATGCTTTTCTAAATTCCGCTGTGAAAACCATCGTCTACCAATAGTTACAGGGAGGTATGAAAATGTTGAAAGAAATAATAGAATTTGCAATCTGTGTCAATCACAAATTGTAGGCGATGGATAccattatttgtttgtttgtccgGCTTTTTCAGCAgagagaaaattatatttagacAATTACTTCGCAAAGAGGCCTAACACTtacaaaatggaaaaattaTTCAACACAGCTAAATTAAACACACTTCTAAATCTGgctaaattttgtaaaataattatgcttCGCTTCTGATAGAGTAATCAAAGAATAgaagtattcatttatttcgttttatttgtcttttaataatttatcttgattactatatagatatagatatcacatatgtattatttgataaactgtttaatttttgtatttagttTGCTGCTGGTGCCTTTGTACGCATCatgtattacttttttttctgttagttCTAAAATTTAGTAATtcaagaaataatttatttatatcttattattttatcataatatttcagtgaaatatgtgggtttcttgtttgtattttttgttcatatatattttttgtaaatatgtttaaaattcaaatgtaaaTATGTTTCAAATGTTGTTATGTTCTCCAATACCCGTTGGGGTGATCTGAGAATAAATATTACTGTCATTACTGTCATTACTGCCACGGTGCCTTCCTATGGGTTAGAAGGGCTCCCACTGGGAACTaacgatgattttgattggtttgcttCCGAAAAGATGGGTGggaaccaacgaacgtagagggcagcaacacacgtgtgttgctgccctttACGTTCGTTGGTGGGAACTGAGAGAGATATGACAGGGAAAAGATGATAGATGTTCAGAATACCGGtttgtgacaatcatagcggTGTCACATTTCGaagagaaatgacaaaattatttatGATAAAAGTTATAACAGTGTTCCAGAATATTACCCCTGGAACCGCCCCTGTCTTTAGCGTAATTCTTACTTTTGTCTAGCTGAATGACATCCTCCTTTGTTGTTCCGTTGACTGAAGTACCCTGAGCGAGGATGCGGAAAGGGTGACCATGAAGATGGAACGGATGTTCCACCTTATACGGAGATAATCCCTCATCGATGAGAACGAGCTCTAACGTctagaacaaaatataaatgagaTAATTATTATTCCCTTATTCCCATCAGCAAATCCAAAGCTTTGACTCCGGGGTTCTTAAATGGGATTGGATGTGTCCCCCGAGCTATTCTGATTAAGTGCATTCTTCATCCTTAACCCCATCCTTCTTACACTATTGGCGGCTCCTATACTCTGTTGGGCTACTATTCTTCCGGCAGGTATTTTCTGGTCGTGACCTCCTCCGTACCACCTTCCAACTCTTATTCAGTTTAGATTTACTAAAACATAAGCCAGAAGGTTCTACTGCTGTTCTACTGATGAACTAAAATCTTGCATTAGCACTCTTAAAAAGTGATCTCAAATTGTCTTTACATAGAAATGCGTCTCTTAAGGACAAGTAGGTTCCCCAAACGTATTATGTTTTGTAGAATTGTGTTACCTGTCCTAAATCAACATCTATGTACTGTGTACATGCGCAGAACTCAGTATCACATGATTCAAAGCCGGCTTGTTCCACTTCACACAAAACGTCATCATAGGCCCCGGCTGCAGCGAGTTGATCGTCGAATTGAGAGAGGAGAGGGAAGTCGGTGAATTTGAATGTCCGGCTGTTTATCTGAGGTACGTGGAAGTCGCCCCAGCCCGGTCCGCTTGGACCAATAGGATACAGGTCTGGGTCGTTAAACATCGGGTTATTGACCTGAAGGGTAAAAGTAGGAGATAGAAAGATGGCACTTAGAACGTTTCTCATCTCCTCATTTATGTTGACAAGGGCTTACTTCGGGATCCGAGCCGCCAATGCGCCATAAGTTTACATTCATGAAAAAAGGTGCTGACTGGAGCCTTTCTTTATCCCGCAATTGGAACCTTTTAAGGTTCAACAAAGAATCAGAAAAGGGGTTTAAACAGTCCTTTGGACCaaacactttttaaaagtttCTTTAGAAAGGCAGAAAAGGGTTCTATGCACTCCTTTAGAACTACTTGCGGTTCTACAATGAAAccttaaatgttttatatacaaCCCATGGGGTTATCGATAGTGCTAAGAACCCCATATATTGTATAAAATTAAAGAACCATACGCAAAATTGGTTGAATTCCTCACAACATCAAGAACCCCAAACGTTATATATAAAGAAACATAAATGGTTCCTATAACCTCTACAGGACTGTTAGAACCCTTTTCTGCTTCCCTCTGAAGAACCTTAAAAGGATCCATTTACAGGACAAAGAAAGGTTCTAAATTTTTTAGGAGTGTATGGCCCGGCGTCCTAGAGATGAGGATATGGTCCATCAGAAGTTGCGCACCCACAAGTTGAAGAAAGGAGTTTGTTCATAGTGTGGAGGATAGCTAATTAAGAAGCTGAGATGCTAGGGAAGAAGGGTGACCAAAATGGGCATGgattaccgggggggggggggcagttcaTTTCCGTGGGTTtttatcccaccgctgccaccaaaagTTGCGGAAAATCGGAAAACAATTTTATTACATACAGAGGCCGGCCTAAAACAAGACACATACCGTAATGATCTTGTTCGTGAAACATACCACCTCCGTTACAGCCCACCATTTGGAGCGTGTCGCGTAAAGCAGAGTGAAAACTGAAACCagtaaaaatgtatatatataacaaaaataaacagattatGAAAGCTTCAAAATAGCTCTCTTCTTTCTGgaacttcttccttttcttatcCCTTAGACCCCTAAAATCAATGGAAATAGAGGAAATAAAAAGTCAGACACAGAGAGATCATCTGAAGTTAAAAACTGcgtacaaaacaaataaaacatttcatacTTTCTCAattatcaaaattcatttttaatttactcACATATCGGCCCCTTGTatttaactttcatattttccgATTATCTCTATAAATTTGTATGTCCAATTAATTTACATAATACTATTTTCACGTTCGCAttctttcttgttcttttcCCTTGTTATCTTGTGTAttctaatttctttcattttatttgctaACAGCTCTTTGAAACTTCTATATAAAGAGCTTCATAGATTTTGTCTACCATTGTTATTACTTACGATCCGATCTTATAGAGTAAGCCCAATGATTAATTGATCATTGACTATGGATtttatgcttatttttttaatatgactaGCAACAAATTTACCTGATATAGAAAAAAAGATGAggtaagagaaagagagagggggggttaTGTTGGGGGCAAaaagaatagcaacagaaatctTACCGCATTTAGGTCAAATGGCAGATAGACCCTTCGCATGTTATTATTTGATGATTGTGTATGGGCGTCtgcgaaagaaaaaaaaaagatgatgattGCATATGAGTATgtaaatcttatttcattagaCCACAATCATTGTTTGTAAACCGAAGCTTCGTGAAGTACACATGTTCTTTTGGCAGTTTGGAGGTCTAGTTTAGCTATAGGCCGCATATAGTCCCCTTTCATCGATGCCCACATTCTATCACCAACTTTgattatcatgataattattGGATATTGTATTGGGTTGTCTGTTCCTTGTTGCTTTATTATACGGTCCTATACAACTTCAGATGTATACCTTGCTTTAATACTACAATATCCAACTATTTACTAACCATCAGTGCGTAAGGTATAGGCTCTTGGTATCCTTTGCAATGTCTTGAAATCGGACATACTCTGGGTTTTGTTTGAAACTTCCATCTCGAGACCAAAACAGCTCTTGATGTCTGCTTCTTTTACGCAGAGCCAGCAGTTGATGGATATATGGTTCTgcactatatatttttttactaataaTGCATTTGAGCGATGGACTCTTTAGATTGGTGAACAATCCACAAAggaaatttcaataaatcagtgattttcactgactgaTTTGCTCACAACCAATCAGGTACcaggattttagtagcttataacaattgtCAATGAATACCAATGACTATTTGTTTTATGAGACACTCCACTGACAGGGCAggatttcatcaacattttcatctggCAAGTTGTAAGATCTTTCTTGATTTGTATTAGCTGAGAAGGATTGTTCCTATATGATAACTGTCGGATTAACATGATTTTTCGGACAAAGCATCCGACAAGACCTTCCATGAAACACTCCTAAGGAGTTGACTTACGCAGAGATCTCAATTCATTGACAGTATGCACCGCATCAGGTTCGTTATAATTTCTGCCCAAGTCTTGGTAGACCTTTCCTTCTCTGTCAACCAAAGGGTCAGCGGTCGGTACTTCTTCCGGTGCACCTCGGTACCTGATGATTGCCAGCTCACGTAGACCCGTTCCTTGCTTGTAACCTTGGACCTTGAGCCAGTAGTTGCTGACATTTTGAGATGCGTCCAGGATGAAGTCGTACCTGTATGGTTGAAGGAGATGGTTGTCAACTTCCGGAACTTAGAAGAGATTTGACCCGAATTTAATCAGTCTATCATTTGTCGTACTCCATAAGTTTAGAATGACTTACCCCACAGCAAGAAAAGTTGTTTCATCTGACAATATGTAAATCTGGTGGGGCAGAAATGCAAACTATTTTCATCACATTCAACTGCCACCAGGAGCACATTCTGAAAGTAGATAATGGACAACACGAGGTGGTGCATTCAAtcaaataaagtgatttttacTGATTACTCTGATAAGCTAACGCAATCATTCGATCTAactggctgagagcaaattataGTCAATGAGAATCAATAAACCTTTCATAATTTGCTCCCGCGCCCTGACCTGCTGACATTCTGTTCAGCAGCCCTTAAGTATTCTAATTTAAGGAACACATCTCATTCCGTGTCGCAGGATACACATTTCATAAGTCTATCCTGAAATTAATTTTCTGTTCAATTCACTTTGAGAATTCTATGGTTTTACATAATGCCCGTCAGCCAATTACGCATATCTGACACTTCGGACGAGAATTATTCCTCTCAGTTTCATAAAAGGATACGATGATACCATCAAACTAGTTTTGTCCATTACCTTTCCCCGCCGAAGAGGAAGAAAGCGTCAACCTCCAAAGGCTCAAAGTCATCTCCATCGGTCGAGATGAGAGTGATGTTATGACCATCAACTGATACCTTCATAGGAATATTGGCGATGGCACTACTGATCACCCGGAAGCGGTACCGTTTACCCTGTTGGATAAAGAATGAAAAGGGTACCTTACACTTAAGACTTAAAAGGTACTTGATAAGTAACTTTTAAATGCCACTTTTGAAAAAGAGGTTCGGCACTCTATGCAAAAGAAAATAGCAAAATAATGCCCAGTAATCAAATGTTCTCTAAGACATCcggtgaatgttttttttttctttaatgacAAAATCGACAATTAGAACAGTATTCCTTATATGATCTTTAagatcatcaatattcatatgaAACTTAAAAGGAAGCTGCAGGCATTCAAACAACTCGTTGAACATGGAGGGACGGCTATCCCGTAAGTGAGATTTTTTTATCAACTGCAGCCAAAGGGCCAAAGTCGGGGTTAAGTTAGTCATCTTAAATACATTCCACCCTATTCATTAAAAGGGaaatttgtccataaattccgCAATCGCTTAATGCCATGCCCCTGTCAAACTTATACCTGTTGGACTTCGTAGATCACCCTCGGCGTGGTCGACGATGTCGGACCATACACTGCAGACGCACCCATGCCGTTGATAAGTATGGACACTGGGCCTTCATCAACACCCCTGAAGTGGTCGCTGAGATAGGCCGCCGATATAGCTTGGTGCGTCCAATCAGTTAGGAAGACTGTGTGTTCGGGTAAGTCATGGTCGTACAGAAGATTATGCGGATCGTCCTGTaaaattaaaggaaaagttTTCAGGTTGACATTGGAAATTAATTGCGCACACTCTAACATACTCTGAAAAGTGTGATCTCAGTGTGGGGCACGATATAAAAGCATGTTCACACTGTTACATATGAGCATCTTGGTGGGAATCACATGTTCGCATAGTCCACGGTGTGAACACCCACACTGTTGACGTTTCGAAAGTGTGAAATTATCTTCGCACTTTTCAATTTGACCATTTATAAGTGGGATCACACCTTGACAAAGTCCAACATGTGAACGCCGTGTGAACATAGTTTGTGACACAGTTCTTCCTTACATGGACGTAGGCTTGCCAGGAAATGGTTTTAATTTATACCTATATTCAGAAGGtattaaaaatttcttttaCGAAAACGATAAGATTATTGTCAGGTCCTTAAACAGTCAGGTATCATCAGTACTAGTAATATTTTGAggaatgatgataaaaacagaACACAGCAAAATTGCAAGGTTCAAATTTTATGTCAAAGATGAAGTACATAatatcccaggaccaaaatccaattgaaaccagttggatttccaactggtttcaattggtttcaattggtttcaattggtttcaactggtttcaattggttttaactggaatatagcaatttccagttgaaaccaattgaaaccagttgggcaactggaaatcctaactggaacccgttgggcaactggaaatcctaactggaaccagttgggtaactggaaatgacttccaactggaaatgatttctaactggaaccagttgggtaactggaaatcctaactggaaccagttgggtaactggaaatgaccttcaactggaaatgatttctaactggaaccagttgggtaactggaaatcctaactggaaccagttgggtaactggaaatgacttcc carries:
- the LOC129266171 gene encoding uncharacterized protein LOC129266171 encodes the protein MQCEYTFVVEWYHTMSKACYDCPCNLTDCQREQCVAADGVPRPIIVANRSLPGPPIEVCDGDEVIVNTVNHMDNGESITLHWHGLYQKSTQYMDGVFKISQCPILPGNKFRYNFTADHPGTHFWHAHTGMHRADGLFGPLIIRQSKQDDPHNLLYDHDLPEHTVFLTDWTHQAISAAYLSDHFRGVDEGPVSILINGMGASAVYGPTSSTTPRVIYEVQQGKRYRFRVISSAIANIPMKVSVDGHNITLISTDGDDFEPLEVDAFFLFGGERYDFILDASQNVSNYWLKVQGYKQGTGLRELAIIRYRGAPEEVPTADPLVDREGKVYQDLGRNYNEPDAVHTVNELRSLHAHTQSSNNNMRRVYLPFDLNAVNNPMFNDPDLYPIGPSGPGWGDFHVPQINSRTFKFTDFPLLSQFDDQLAAAGAYDDVLCEVEQAGFESCDTEFCACTQYIDVDLGQTLELVLIDEGLSPYKVEHPFHLHGHPFRILAQGTSVNGTTKEDVIQLDKNGGIVRNYDHAPGKDTVVIPSGGYTVIDFVADNPGWWILHCHMEYHFEDGMGILIRVGNQSDLPPVPEGFPMCGDYPPTQYPSIESDPVPSQVSMTMTVTEVILVAVIASLVLLIIVLIVVIVVRERSRNDGKGRPQAIPINER